The sequence below is a genomic window from Bernardetia sp..
GAAAGACAAGCCTACCTAACTATTGGAGGTGATGAATATGAGGGAGATAAATTTGCAAGACTGATGCGAGGACACTATATAAAATGTCGTACCAACCCCGACTTGAATGGCATTCAATACTGTGCAGTTATTAAAAATGTTGTAGCTGTGGCGTGTGGAATGGCTCGTGGATTAAACTATGGCGATAATTTTCAAGCTGTTTTGGTTTCAAATGCTGTACAAGAAGCCAAACGCTTTTTAGATAAAGCCTATCCTTTAGAGGAAAGAGATATAAATGCTTCTGCTTATTTGGGAGATTTACTTGTAACTTCTTATTCTCAATTTAGTAGAAATCGTACCTTTGGAAATATGGTAGGACGTGGCTACACCGTAAAATCTGCACAAATTGAAATGGGAATGGTAGCAGAAGGTTATTATGCTGTAAAAGGACTGTATGAAGTTACTAAAAGGCACAAAGTTGATATGCCAGTAGTTAAAGCTGTTTATAACACGCTATATGAAAAAATTTCTCCAGCCATCGAATTTAGAATATTGAAAGATTCTTTGCAGTAATCAGTAATCAGTAATCAGTAATCAGTAATCAGTAATCAGTAATCAGTAA
It includes:
- a CDS encoding NAD(P)H-dependent glycerol-3-phosphate dehydrogenase, giving the protein MAAFGFSDSGAPVRIGVLGGGSWATAIVKMLSENNVRINWWMRSKEDIDFIRKNHRNPRYLSSALLNIDKITPLNDVKAVIADSKYIVLAVPSAFIPDVLEKLEPNIFKDKVIISSIKGMILEENVLVTEYVEKKFNVPSDKLLCIAGPCHAEEVAQERQAYLTIGGDEYEGDKFARLMRGHYIKCRTNPDLNGIQYCAVIKNVVAVACGMARGLNYGDNFQAVLVSNAVQEAKRFLDKAYPLEERDINASAYLGDLLVTSYSQFSRNRTFGNMVGRGYTVKSAQIEMGMVAEGYYAVKGLYEVTKRHKVDMPVVKAVYNTLYEKISPAIEFRILKDSLQ